A stretch of DNA from Telopea speciosissima isolate NSW1024214 ecotype Mountain lineage chromosome 5, Tspe_v1, whole genome shotgun sequence:
cagaaaataagagggatcgaatggggggaAGAAAAATGGATGGAACAGAAAATTAAACTTCAAATTTACAGtaggaatccaccggcagcagcttgaaaatTGAAGGAATCTCCCGatcttctcgatgcaaggagtcgcagaagtccacccaccctatccaccttgagatccacaaggatatacactcagaaaggagcaggaacagcagcagcaacaatcggCCAGCAgcaaaacagtcttttttttattcaaaattcaatgtgggggagcctccatGATTTACTTTATTTGtaatatggctttatgccaaatcctaatacaacttaatgacttcttcacaaaatcgtggaagggaaggaattaaaactaaaactaataacttaaaacagtaaaagacctatttaaccctactaacttaagttaaaagatatctaacttaaaacaactaatttaataGAAGATttcatattagccaataggatttaaggacctattaaccaataggaacactttaCTTAAATTAGACGAATTGAACCAATTGgctgcaaccaattctaaaccggttcagtctaaaaacaggaaaataaactaagtatggagaataataatcctaatctatggctccctaatcaagccctaagttcaggacttcttcttcttcctacttggagctgcatcaggaGGATTCAATGCACCGGTTTGATGGTTCTTGTTCGTCTTGAACCGGCACCTATTGCCTTTTTTGGTAGTCTTTACGAATATTTCCTCCAGTACCTGAAAATGCTATATTCATTTCATCTCCTTGATATATTTTGATTACCAGAGGCTAGAACATGCTTATTTTGTTGAGCACATATGAAGATGAGGAGGTGCATATTGATCTGTCACTCATAATCAAATAGATCTTAATTTTTCCTTTACACTACTATTTAATTTAATTGGCCTTTTCAGGTCAATTGACTGGGGCCACTCCAGCCATCCCTGGAACGTTTCCAAACATGTTACAGTTTCCTGGACAGGttagtcaattttttttaacattattGTGATATTTATATTAATGTATCAGATCAGTGAACTTCTTATTCAATGCTTCTGGATGTGTCCAGCTGGCAACCCCACTTTTTATGCACCCTCAGGCAATGACTCAGCAGGTATGATGTATTAGTACTTTATGGGTGTAGTTCATCCCCTCTTTGAAACATTTGATGGCTAAGTgtcaaattttcttttgttcttaggCAACGAGACATGCTCGGCGGGTTTATGTTGGTGGCCTTCCTCCCTCTGCAAATGAACAGGTGATTCATCCTTTGACTGTTGCCATTAGTCCAATTGTTGTTCTTGTATTGTGGCTGTTTTTCTGTGAATTGTTGTGGTTgttttggcttcttcttcttctcttttttttttttttttttttttggatttgtggTTGTGGATAGGAGGGGGTTGTTTGGTTTAATGGGGTGCAGAGTTTCTGTTAAAGGAAATAATAAACTGCTGAGGGTCAAACTGCACAAGATAGTTTGAATAGTTTGTGTGaattgttgctgttgttgttgtatgttAAGACTCAATGAATCATttgcattttcctatgtcattGTTTCTGTAATAAGTTCAGTCTTTTATTTACTTGTGAAATCAGTATCGTTTTTCTATCGTAACAATAATATGTTAAATTTTGAGAAAGTGGATAGTTGTCACTGTTTCGGAATCAGCATCTCATCCATTTAAACTTCAGATTTTAAGGTTGAGGAAGCTAGATGGTTGACTGTCCTGGAACATATTGTTGAGTCCCTTTGGAACTTAACAGTAGTTCCCAGAACTTGTAATCTTCTTTACTATTTTAGCCAGATGTTGTGACCTGTTATTGTTCACTTACGATTGTCACTTTCAGTTTATCTGCATAATTACTCTCAAAAGCATCAGTGGTTTTTCAGCATGGTTAACAGTTCTTGTTTGAAGCATTGTTAAACTTATTGATAGCTCAAAGTCTAGATTATCCAAGCTGGATGATTGATTACTGAATCTTTATATTGTTGTTTCCTCAGTCAGTGGCAACTTTCTTCAGCCAGGTTATGGCTGCAATTGGAGGAAACTCTGCCGGACCAGGTTTGAATTCTTgccccctcctcctccccctcccccacccacaCCCTTTGGTAGATTACTTTGAATTCATATATTTTGGTACCTGTTTTTTTCAGGAGATGCTGTCGTTAATGTATACATCAACCATGAGAAGAAGTTTGCATTTGTTGAGATGAGGTCTGTTGAGGAGGCTAGTAATGCAATGGCCTTGGATGGTATTATTTTTGAGGTAGTATATTCTTGTTTCTGTCTCAATCAACAATCCATAAGAGCACTTCATTACTTGGAATATCCCCCGTGGTGAAGTCAAAATGACTTCAAACCGTGCATGTTTTCATTTACCTGATAGTTTGACTTCTTTATGTTGATCCTTGTGTGTTGACAGGGCACCCCAGTGAAGGTGAGGAGGCCAAGTGATTACAACCCTTCTCTTGCTGCAGCACTTGGGCCAAATCAACCCAATCCCAATCTCAACCTAGCTGCCGTTGGGTTAACACCAGGTTCTGCTGGTGGACTCGAGGGTCCTGATCGCATCTTTGTGGGTGGTCTTCCATACTATTTCACGGAAGCACAGATACGGGAAATGTTTGAATCATTTGGACCTCTTCGTGGTGTTGATCTTGTCAAGGACAGGGAAACAGGGAACTCAAAAGGCTATGCTTTTTGCGTGTATCAAGATCTGTCAGTGACCGACATTGTTTGCGCAGCTCTCAATGGAATAAAGATGGGTGATAAAACTCTCACTGTTAGACGCGCAAACCAGGGTGCTTCGCTGCCCAAACCTGAGCAGGAGAGTATACTATTCCAGGCGCAGCAACAGGTAGCATTGCAGGTAAGGAACAATCGTTGTTCACATTTATCCATTATTATGGACGGTCGAAGCCTCTTTAACTTGTTTCTGTCTCAATCAACAATCCATAAGAGCACTTCATTACTTGGAATATCCCCCGTGGTGAAGTCAAAATGACTTCAAACCGTGCATGTTTTCATTTACCTGATAGTTTGACTTCTTTATGTTGATCCTTGTGTGTTGACAGGGCACCCCAGTGAAGGTGAGGAGGCCAAATGATTAC
This window harbors:
- the LOC122663418 gene encoding splicing factor U2af large subunit B-like isoform X20, with product MVLVRLQPAPIAFFGQLTGATPTIPGMFPNMLQFPGQLATPLFMHPQAMTQQATRHARRVYVGGLPPSANEQSVATFFSQVMAAIGGNSAGPGDAVVNVYINHEKKFAFVEMRSVEEASNAMALDGIIFEGTPVKVRRPSDYNPSLAAALGPNQPNPNLNLAAVGLTPGSAGGLEGPDRIFVGGLPYYFTEAQIREMFESFGPLRGVDLVKDRETGNSKGYAFCVYQDLSVTDIVCAALNGIKMGDKTLTVRRANQGASLPKPEQESILFQAQQQVALQRLVFQGGALPTKVISLTEVVSPDELKDDEEYEDIMEDMRTEGGKYGNLVNVVIPRPGPNGELSPGVGKVFLEYTDTDGATKARQGLNGRRFGRNLVTANFYAEDKFSQGDYDG
- the LOC122663418 gene encoding splicing factor U2af large subunit B-like isoform X18, which codes for MVLVRLQPAPIAFFGQLTGATPAIPGTFPNMLQFPGQLATPLFMHPQAMTQQATRHARRVYVGGLPPSANEQSVATFFSQVMAAIGGNSAGPGDAVVNVYINHEKKFAFVEMRSVEEASNAMALDGIIFEGTPVKVRRPSDYNPSLAAALGPNQPNPNLNLAAVGLTPGSAGGLEGPDRIFVGGLPYYFTEAQIREMFESFGPLRGVDLVKDRETGNSKGYAFCVYQDLSVTDIVCAALNGIKMGDKTLTVRRANQGASLPKPEQESILFQAQQQVALQRLVFQGGALPTKVISLTEVVSPDELKDDEEYEDIMEDMRTEGGKYGNLVNVVIPRPGPNGELSPGVGKVFLEYTDTDGATKARQGLNGRRFGRNLVTANFYAEDKFSQGDYDG
- the LOC122663418 gene encoding splicing factor U2af large subunit B-like isoform X23, with translation MFPNMLQFPGQLATPLFMHPQAMTQQATRHARRVYVGGLPPSANEQSVATFFSQVMAAIGGNSAGPGDAVVNVYINHEKKFAFVEMRSVEEASNAMALDGIIFEGTPVKVRRPSDYNPSLAAALGPNQPNPNLNLAAVGLTPGSAGGLEGPDRIFVGGLPYYFTEAQIREMFESFGPLRGVDLVKDRETGNSKGYAFCVYQDLSVTDIVCAALNGIKMGDKTLTVRRANQGASLPKPEQESILFQAQQQVALQRLVFQGGALPTKVISLTEVVSPDELKDDEEYEDIMEDMRTEGGKYGNLVNVVIPRPGPNGELSPGVGKVFLEYTDTDGATKARQGLNGRRFGRNLVTANFYAEDKFSQGDYDG
- the LOC122663418 gene encoding splicing factor U2af large subunit B-like isoform X12, producing MFVGFFSYNSSLTFYVIYMFISRFQAMNWIQRMIYMYNVTFGMYVLDRWERYLFNLLVIVLLWFVFYNGSRSAAEFYRRRRDYDRDREGRNQHRSESRSKGRSHHRSRSGSPSRSWSRSKSKRISGFDMTPPTTALMPGAAAAAAAAASGQLTGATPAIPGTFPNMLQFPGQLATPLFMHPQAMTQQATRHARRVYVGGLPPSANEQSVATFFSQVMAAIGGNSAGPGDAVVNVYINHEKKFAFVEMRSVEEASNAMALDGIIFEGTPVKVRRPSDYNPSLAAALGPNQPNPNLNLAAVGLTPGSAGGLEGPDRIFVGGLPYYFTEAQIREMFESFGPLRGVDLVKDRETGNSKGYAFCVYQDLSVTDIVCAALNGIKMGDKTLTVRRANQGASLPKPEQESILFQAQQQVALQRLVFQGGALPTKVISLTEVVSPDELKDDEEYEDIMEDMRTEGGKYGNLVNVVIPRPGPNGELSPGVGKVFLEYTDTDGATKARQGLNGRRFGRNLVTANFYAEDKFSQGDYDG
- the LOC122663418 gene encoding splicing factor U2af large subunit B-like isoform X19; this encodes MVLVRLEPAPIAFFGQLTGATPAIPGTFPNMLQFPGQLATPLFMHPQAMTQQATRHARRVYVGGLPPSANEQSVATFFSQVMAAIGGNSAGPGDAVVNVYINHEKKFAFVEMRSVEEASNAMALDGIIFEGTPVKVRRPSDYNPSLAAALGPNQPNPNLNLAAVGLTPGSAGGLEGPDRIFVGGLPYYFTEAQIREMFESFGPLRGVDLVKDRETGNSKGYAFCVYQDLSVTDIVCAALNGIKMGDKTLTVRRANQGASLPKPEQESILFQAQQQVALQRLVFQGGALPTKVISLTEVVSPDELKDDEEYEDIMEDMRTEGGKYGNLVNVVIPRPGPNGELSPGVGKVFLEYTDTDGATKARQGLNGRRFGRNLVTANFYAEDKFSQGDYDG
- the LOC122663418 gene encoding splicing factor U2af large subunit B-like isoform X15, which produces MNWIQRMIYMYNVTFGMYVLDRWERYLFNLLVIVLLWFVFYNGSRSAAEFYRRRRDYDRDREGRNQHRSESRSKGRSHHRSRSGSPSRSWSRSKSKRISGFDMTPPTTALMPGAAAAAAAAASGQLTGATPAIPGTFPNMLQFPGQLATPLFMHPQAMTQQATRHARRVYVGGLPPSANEQSVATFFSQVMAAIGGNSAGPGDAVVNVYINHEKKFAFVEMRSVEEASNAMALDGIIFEGTPVKVRRPSDYNPSLAAALGPNQPNPNLNLAAVGLTPGSAGGLEGPDRIFVGGLPYYFTEAQIREMFESFGPLRGVDLVKDRETGNSKGYAFCVYQDLSVTDIVCAALNGIKMGDKTLTVRRANQGASLPKPEQESILFQAQQQVALQRLVFQGGALPTKVISLTEVVSPDELKDDEEYEDIMEDMRTEGGKYGNLVNVVIPRPGPNGELSPGVGKVFLEYTDTDGATKARQGLNGRRFGRNLVTANFYAEDKFSQGDYDG
- the LOC122663418 gene encoding splicing factor U2af large subunit B-like isoform X16, with the translated sequence MLGYLSHCAANGREPTSVAFMYKERIQCTGLMVLVRLEPAPIAFFGQLTGATPAIPGTFPNMLQFPGQLATPLFMHPQAMTQQATRHARRVYVGGLPPSANEQSVATFFSQVMAAIGGNSAGPGDAVVNVYINHEKKFAFVEMRSVEEASNAMALDGIIFEGTPVKVRRPSDYNPSLAAALGPNQPNPNLNLAAVGLTPGSAGGLEGPDRIFVGGLPYYFTEAQIREMFESFGPLRGVDLVKDRETGNSKGYAFCVYQDLSVTDIVCAALNGIKMGDKTLTVRRANQGASLPKPEQESILFQAQQQVALQRLVFQGGALPTKVISLTEVVSPDELKDDEEYEDIMEDMRTEGGKYGNLVNVVIPRPGPNGELSPGVGKVFLEYTDTDGATKARQGLNGRRFGRNLVTANFYAEDKFSQGDYDG